A genomic segment from Nodularia sphaerocarpa UHCC 0038 encodes:
- a CDS encoding inorganic phosphate transporter, giving the protein MSITLIFIALLAFYVAWNLGANDVANSMGTSVGSKAITLTQAIIIAGILEFTGAVLFGDEVSQTLATKIANPILFAATPEIYVTGMVSVLITCGLWLQIATSRGLPVASSHAVVGAIAGFSWVAVGVDAINWSSIGLVSIGWIFTPIISSAIAALFYSQIKHWILDQPNQVAQLQQWIPWLSVILLGIFGVIVLPSLMQPLTNYLNQRIGLNLPNYDIPLFTGAVAAIALTVTSWRQLEQVEEKVDKLDKREILPIPVERLFGRFQVLSACFVAFAHGSNDVGNAIAPLAAIIYTNRTGSVPINGITIPIWILILGGAGIVAGLAIWGKKVITTIGENIITLQPSSGFCAELATATTILLASRFGLPVSTSHALVGGVVGIGLVQNIKSIKFPTLQGIALAWIITLPVSAILSAVIFSTARVLFL; this is encoded by the coding sequence ATGTCCATTACGTTAATTTTCATCGCCCTACTAGCTTTTTACGTCGCCTGGAATCTCGGCGCTAACGATGTCGCCAACTCAATGGGAACCTCTGTCGGTTCCAAAGCCATCACCCTCACACAGGCGATAATTATTGCTGGGATTTTAGAGTTTACGGGCGCGGTATTATTTGGGGATGAAGTATCTCAAACCTTAGCTACAAAAATTGCCAATCCTATTTTATTCGCTGCTACACCAGAAATTTACGTAACTGGTATGGTATCAGTGTTAATTACCTGTGGATTGTGGCTGCAAATCGCCACCTCGCGCGGTTTACCTGTAGCCTCATCTCATGCAGTTGTAGGTGCGATCGCTGGATTTAGTTGGGTAGCTGTGGGAGTAGATGCAATTAATTGGTCATCAATTGGCTTAGTCAGCATTGGCTGGATTTTTACGCCGATTATCAGTAGTGCGATCGCCGCTTTATTCTACAGTCAAATCAAGCACTGGATTTTAGATCAACCAAATCAAGTAGCACAGCTACAACAGTGGATTCCCTGGCTGAGTGTAATTCTGCTAGGAATATTTGGTGTCATTGTCCTACCTTCCTTAATGCAACCCCTAACCAATTACTTGAATCAGCGCATTGGTTTAAACTTACCTAATTATGACATTCCTTTATTCACAGGTGCAGTTGCAGCCATTGCACTCACAGTAACTAGTTGGCGACAGTTAGAACAAGTAGAGGAAAAGGTAGACAAACTAGACAAGAGGGAAATACTCCCCATTCCCGTAGAACGCCTGTTTGGTCGATTTCAAGTTCTCAGTGCTTGCTTTGTCGCCTTTGCTCATGGTTCTAACGATGTTGGTAATGCGATCGCTCCTTTAGCGGCGATTATCTATACTAATCGCACTGGTAGCGTACCTATCAATGGCATCACCATCCCCATCTGGATTTTAATCCTTGGTGGTGCTGGTATTGTCGCTGGTTTAGCCATCTGGGGTAAAAAAGTGATTACTACAATTGGCGAAAACATCATTACTTTGCAACCTAGTAGTGGATTCTGTGCCGAACTTGCAACCGCCACCACTATCCTCCTAGCCTCCCGCTTCGGTTTACCCGTCTCCACCTCCCATGCTCTTGTGGGTGGTGTTGTCGGTATTGGACTGGTGCAAAATATCAAATCAATTAAATTTCCAACTCTACAAGGTATTGCCCTTGCATGGATCATTACACTTCCCGTGAGTGCAATCCTCAGCGCTGTCATCTTTAGCACTGCGAGAGTTTTATTCCTCTAA
- a CDS encoding zinc-dependent dehydrogenase, whose product MKAQVFRGVNQLSYEEIPVPTLEPDEVLVQVGVVGLCQSDIKKIRYPLYEPPRIFGHETAGTIAAIGSQVQSWQVGQRVAVMHHIPCMRCAYCMNDNFSMCDVYKNISTTAGFNASGGGFAEYVKVPGHIVQNGGLIPIPDHISFEEASFVEPTNCCLKAVKKAQIAPGQTVLVTGAGPIGLMFVMLVKYFGAKAIATDLLPSRVEKALDVGADAAFEARDPDLSAKIHALTGGMGVDVTLLAVPSDKAFFQALECTRKGGKILFFAEFPDELEIPINPNILYRREIDLMGSYSSSYRLQGLSAEIVFNRSIDVQALISDRYPLENLSAAVAQAIAPNPATYKILIYP is encoded by the coding sequence GTGAAAGCACAGGTATTTAGAGGCGTTAATCAACTGTCTTACGAAGAAATCCCAGTTCCGACGCTGGAACCAGATGAAGTGCTGGTACAGGTGGGAGTTGTGGGATTGTGTCAGTCAGATATTAAAAAAATTCGTTATCCTCTGTATGAACCACCACGCATATTTGGACATGAAACTGCGGGTACAATCGCAGCCATAGGTTCTCAGGTACAATCTTGGCAAGTAGGACAACGGGTGGCGGTAATGCACCACATTCCTTGTATGCGTTGCGCCTACTGCATGAATGATAATTTCTCGATGTGCGATGTCTATAAAAATATCTCTACCACAGCCGGATTTAACGCTAGTGGTGGCGGTTTTGCTGAATATGTCAAGGTTCCCGGACATATTGTCCAGAATGGCGGGTTAATTCCCATTCCTGATCACATCAGCTTTGAAGAGGCGAGTTTTGTAGAACCAACTAACTGCTGTCTCAAAGCCGTGAAAAAAGCCCAAATTGCCCCCGGACAAACTGTTTTGGTGACTGGTGCGGGACCAATTGGCTTAATGTTTGTGATGTTGGTGAAGTATTTTGGGGCGAAGGCGATCGCCACTGATTTGCTACCATCTAGAGTAGAGAAAGCTTTAGATGTCGGTGCAGATGCGGCTTTTGAGGCGCGTGATCCTGATTTATCTGCCAAAATTCACGCCTTGACTGGGGGAATGGGTGTTGATGTCACGCTGCTAGCTGTTCCCAGTGACAAAGCTTTTTTTCAAGCTCTTGAATGTACCCGCAAAGGTGGTAAGATACTGTTTTTCGCAGAATTCCCCGATGAATTGGAAATTCCCATTAATCCCAATATTCTTTATCGTCGGGAAATTGACTTGATGGGTAGTTACAGTTCATCCTATCGGCTTCAGGGTCTCTCGGCGGAGATTGTATTTAATCGCAGTATCGATGTTCAAGCCTTGATTAGCGATCGCTATCCATTAGAAAATTTATCAGCAGCTGTAGCCCAAGCGATCGCACCCAATCCCGCAACATATAAAATTTTAATTTATCCGTAA